One Telluria mixta DNA window includes the following coding sequences:
- a CDS encoding TldD/PmbA family protein has product MERRTFLKIGAGTAGAMLVPVFGNAIAAEELLTAMPVAAKKALADIALNAATKAGASYCDVRIGRYLNQYIITRDLNVENVTNTESAGVGVRVVCNGAYGFAATNDMTPDGIAGAARQAVAIAKANAKLQSEPVRLAPVKGVGEVSWATPIVKDWRAVPIKDKAELLIAANKAGMDAGASFMQSMLFQVNQQKYFASTDGSYIDQDLQRMWAPFSATAVDKASGKFRSRNGLSTPVGMGYEYLDARKEDKIKAAGGVATLYTKSYDIVEDARAAGRDAKRKLTAKSVTPGKYDLMLSPEHLYLTIHESVGHPTELDRVLGYEANYAGTSFATLDKWESKSFKYGSPLVNIVADKTTPGSLGNVGYDDEGVKTKRWDIIKDGILVSYQATRDQAHIIGKEESDGCSYADSWSNVQFQRMPNVSLQAGQKKLTPDEMVKDIKKGIYIVGEGSFSIDQQRYNFQFGGQLFYEIKNGKIGQMLEDVAYQSNTQDFWNACTAICDERDWRMGGSFFDGKGQPPQISIVSHGSSTARFNGINVINTARKIG; this is encoded by the coding sequence ATGGAACGCCGTACCTTCCTTAAAATCGGTGCCGGAACCGCCGGTGCCATGCTGGTACCCGTCTTCGGCAACGCGATCGCCGCCGAGGAGCTGCTCACCGCGATGCCAGTCGCGGCCAAGAAGGCGCTGGCCGATATCGCGCTCAACGCCGCCACCAAGGCCGGCGCGAGCTATTGCGACGTGCGCATCGGCCGCTATCTCAACCAGTACATCATCACCCGCGACCTGAACGTCGAGAACGTGACGAACACGGAATCGGCCGGCGTCGGCGTGCGCGTGGTGTGCAACGGCGCGTACGGCTTCGCCGCCACCAACGACATGACGCCGGACGGTATCGCCGGCGCGGCGCGCCAGGCGGTTGCGATCGCCAAGGCGAACGCGAAGCTGCAGTCCGAACCGGTGCGTCTCGCACCGGTCAAGGGCGTGGGCGAAGTGTCGTGGGCGACCCCGATCGTGAAGGACTGGCGCGCGGTGCCGATCAAGGACAAGGCCGAACTCCTGATCGCGGCGAACAAGGCGGGCATGGATGCCGGCGCGAGCTTCATGCAGTCGATGCTGTTCCAGGTGAACCAGCAGAAGTACTTCGCATCGACCGACGGTTCGTACATCGACCAGGACCTGCAACGTATGTGGGCGCCGTTCTCCGCGACCGCGGTGGACAAGGCCAGCGGCAAGTTCCGCTCGCGTAACGGCCTGTCGACGCCGGTCGGCATGGGCTACGAATACCTGGACGCACGCAAGGAAGACAAGATCAAGGCCGCGGGCGGCGTCGCCACGCTGTACACGAAGTCGTACGACATCGTCGAGGACGCGCGCGCCGCGGGCCGCGACGCCAAGCGCAAGCTGACCGCGAAGTCGGTCACGCCGGGCAAGTACGACCTGATGCTGTCGCCCGAACACCTGTACCTGACGATCCACGAATCCGTCGGTCACCCGACCGAGCTCGATCGCGTGCTGGGCTACGAGGCGAACTACGCCGGCACCAGCTTCGCCACGCTCGACAAGTGGGAGTCGAAGTCGTTCAAGTACGGCTCGCCGCTGGTGAACATCGTCGCCGACAAGACGACTCCGGGCTCGCTGGGCAACGTGGGCTACGACGACGAAGGCGTCAAGACCAAGCGCTGGGACATCATCAAGGACGGCATCCTCGTCAGCTACCAGGCCACGCGCGACCAGGCGCACATCATCGGCAAGGAAGAATCGGACGGCTGCTCGTACGCGGACAGCTGGAGCAACGTGCAGTTCCAGCGCATGCCGAACGTGTCCCTGCAGGCCGGCCAGAAGAAACTGACGCCGGACGAGATGGTCAAGGACATCAAGAAGGGCATCTACATCGTGGGCGAGGGTTCGTTCTCGATCGACCAGCAGCGCTACAACTTCCAGTTCGGCGGCCAGCTGTTCTACGAGATCAAGAACGGCAAGATCGGCCAGATGCTGGAAGACGTGGCGTACCAGTCGAACACGCAGGACTTCTGGAATGCGTGCACGGCGATCTGCGACGAGCGTGACTGGCGCATGGGCGGCTCCTTCTTCGACGGCAAGGGCCAGCCTCCGCAGATCAGCATCGTGTCGCACGGGTCGTCGACCGCGCGCTTCAACGGCATCAACGTCATCAACACCGCCCGCAAGATCGGCTAA
- a CDS encoding TldD/PmbA family protein: protein MTILTQEQTKHITDRVLSFSKADECIVTVSGSRNGNIRFARNQVSTAGLADDTNISVTVAFGKRQGTATINEFDDKSLEKVVRRAEDLARLAPENPEFMPAVSKQEYKASQTFNAKTAAIDPEFRAQTAAYAIEACKKNKLVAAGFFTDGNQISSVANSNGVYGHQQQTSLDFTCTVRTEDGRGSGWVKRSASDANKFDAREAADVAIEKALRSVDAKALEPGRYTVILEPAATSELLGYMLFGFDARQTDEGRSFLSKKGGASRLGDKLFDQQVNIWADPWNPDVPVLPWDTENLIARKRMDLIKDGKVNALNYSQYWAKKKGVPATATPGNIIMAGTDKSTAELIANTKKGVLVTRTWYIRMVDPQSVLLTGLTRDGTFYIENGKIKYPIKNFRFNESPVTMLNNIEEIGKPVVIGGDEVPFQMLIPPMKVRDFNFTSLSDAV, encoded by the coding sequence ATGACCATCCTGACCCAGGAACAAACCAAACACATCACCGACCGCGTCCTGTCGTTCTCGAAGGCGGACGAATGCATCGTCACCGTGAGCGGCAGCCGCAACGGCAACATCCGCTTCGCGCGCAACCAGGTCTCCACCGCCGGCCTCGCGGACGACACCAACATCTCCGTGACGGTCGCTTTCGGCAAGCGCCAGGGCACCGCCACCATCAACGAGTTCGACGACAAGTCGCTGGAAAAAGTCGTGCGCCGCGCCGAGGACCTCGCGCGCCTGGCGCCGGAGAATCCGGAATTCATGCCGGCCGTCTCGAAGCAGGAGTACAAGGCGTCGCAGACCTTCAACGCGAAGACGGCCGCCATCGATCCGGAATTCCGCGCCCAGACCGCGGCGTACGCGATCGAAGCCTGCAAGAAGAACAAGCTCGTCGCCGCCGGCTTCTTCACGGACGGTAACCAGATCTCCAGCGTGGCCAACTCGAACGGCGTGTACGGCCACCAGCAGCAAACGAGCCTCGACTTCACCTGCACCGTGCGCACGGAAGACGGCCGCGGCTCCGGCTGGGTCAAGCGCTCGGCCTCCGACGCGAACAAGTTCGACGCGCGCGAAGCGGCCGACGTCGCAATCGAAAAGGCGCTGCGCTCCGTCGACGCGAAGGCGCTGGAACCGGGCCGCTACACCGTGATCCTGGAACCGGCCGCCACGTCCGAGCTGCTCGGCTACATGCTGTTCGGCTTCGACGCGCGCCAGACCGACGAAGGCCGCAGCTTCCTGTCGAAGAAGGGCGGCGCCTCGCGCCTGGGCGACAAGCTGTTCGACCAGCAGGTCAACATCTGGGCCGACCCGTGGAATCCGGACGTGCCCGTCCTGCCGTGGGACACCGAGAACCTTATCGCGCGCAAGCGCATGGACCTGATCAAGGACGGCAAGGTCAACGCGCTGAACTACTCGCAGTACTGGGCGAAGAAGAAGGGCGTGCCGGCGACGGCCACGCCGGGCAACATCATCATGGCAGGCACCGACAAGTCGACGGCGGAGCTGATCGCCAACACGAAGAAGGGCGTCCTCGTCACCCGCACGTGGTACATCCGCATGGTCGACCCGCAATCGGTGCTGCTGACGGGCCTCACGCGCGACGGCACGTTCTACATTGAGAACGGCAAGATCAAGTACCCGATCAAGAACTTCCGCTTCAACGAGAGCCCCGTCACGATGCTCAACAATATCGAGGAGATCGGCAAGCCGGTCGTCATCGGTGGCGACGAGGTGCCGTTCCAGATGCTGATTCCGCCGATGAAAGTACGCGACTTCAACTTCACGTCGCTCTCCGACGCGGTGTAA
- a CDS encoding TMEM165/GDT1 family protein, which yields MDAFLVSTGIVALAEIGDKTQLLAFLLAARFRRPLPIVAGIFVATIANHAFAAAVGALVSRLLGPDVMRWVLGIAFLGMAAWIMVPDEVDEDETPLARFGVFLTTLLAFFVAEMGDKTQVATVALAARYSSAVAVVAGTTLGMMLANVPAVYFGDRIAGRIPLKLVHGLAALVFAVLGIATLLGAGRNLGF from the coding sequence ATGGATGCCTTCCTCGTTTCCACCGGCATCGTCGCCCTCGCCGAAATCGGCGACAAGACGCAGTTGCTGGCCTTCCTGCTCGCCGCGCGCTTCCGCCGTCCCTTGCCGATCGTGGCCGGCATCTTCGTCGCGACCATCGCCAACCACGCCTTCGCCGCCGCCGTCGGTGCGCTCGTGAGCCGCCTGCTCGGTCCGGACGTCATGCGCTGGGTGCTGGGCATCGCCTTCCTCGGCATGGCCGCCTGGATCATGGTGCCGGACGAGGTCGACGAAGACGAGACGCCGCTCGCGCGCTTCGGCGTCTTCCTCACCACCCTGCTCGCGTTCTTCGTCGCCGAGATGGGCGACAAGACGCAGGTCGCGACCGTCGCCCTGGCCGCGCGCTACTCGTCCGCCGTGGCGGTGGTCGCCGGCACGACGCTCGGCATGATGCTCGCGAACGTGCCGGCCGTGTACTTCGGCGACCGGATCGCCGGCCGTATTCCTTTAAAACTGGTGCACGGCCTGGCGGCGCTGGTCTTTGCCGTGCTGGGCATCGCGACGCTGCTCGGCGCGGGACGCAACCTGGGCTTCTAG
- a CDS encoding S1C family serine protease, with the protein MKIVRLAAAAAIALASCTLQAQEASQATAPPTSAPPVSPAVENSVVRIFSTLRRPDPFKPWTKATPQDITGSGVVIEGKRILTNAHVVGYASQVQVQASQDGDKVGATVVAIARGMDLALLKLDDESFFDKHRPVARTSVLPDVREAVMAYGYPMGGTSLSVTKGIVSRVEFVPYGYGSAGLRVQIDAPINPGNSGGPVIDGDKMVGLAFSVAANAQNIGYVIPNEEVELFLRDVADGRYDGKPLLLDDIQTLENPILRQYLKLDKSVDGVIVHRPYRSDAAYPLKEWDVITRIGDYPIDNQGMVRLGPNLRVRFQYRVQQVAKNGKVPLTIVRGGKTMQVQVPVNGQRPLLIPALDGDYPSYFVYGPIVFSRATAEYLSFISGNAQLLNAYSFNASPLVTRRGDEPDAQREELVVVSSPFFPHKLVTGYSNRFGAVVESINGVPVRSLRHLVALLRDLKDDLVVLRFDQRLGETMVLPRQAMVDATEGVLQDNGIRSQGSQDMLDVWNGKKN; encoded by the coding sequence ATGAAGATCGTCCGCCTTGCGGCCGCCGCCGCGATCGCGCTGGCCAGCTGCACGCTCCAGGCCCAGGAAGCCAGCCAGGCCACCGCCCCGCCGACCTCGGCGCCGCCCGTGTCGCCTGCCGTCGAGAACTCGGTCGTCAGGATCTTCAGCACCCTGCGCCGGCCCGATCCGTTCAAGCCCTGGACCAAGGCCACGCCGCAGGACATCACGGGATCGGGCGTGGTCATCGAAGGCAAGCGGATCCTCACCAACGCCCACGTCGTCGGTTACGCGAGCCAGGTGCAGGTGCAGGCCAGCCAGGACGGCGACAAGGTCGGCGCCACCGTCGTCGCCATCGCGCGCGGCATGGACCTGGCCCTCCTGAAGCTGGACGACGAGTCGTTCTTCGACAAGCACCGCCCGGTCGCGCGCACGAGCGTCCTGCCGGACGTGCGCGAGGCCGTGATGGCCTATGGCTATCCGATGGGCGGCACGTCGCTGTCCGTCACCAAAGGCATCGTCTCGCGCGTCGAATTCGTCCCCTACGGCTACGGCAGCGCAGGCCTGCGCGTGCAGATCGACGCGCCCATCAACCCCGGCAACAGCGGCGGTCCGGTGATCGACGGCGACAAGATGGTCGGCCTCGCGTTCTCGGTGGCGGCGAACGCTCAGAACATCGGCTACGTGATCCCGAACGAGGAAGTGGAACTGTTCCTGCGCGACGTGGCCGACGGCCGCTACGACGGCAAGCCGCTGCTGCTGGACGACATCCAGACGCTGGAGAACCCGATCCTGCGCCAGTATCTCAAGCTGGACAAGTCGGTCGACGGCGTCATCGTGCACCGCCCGTACCGCAGCGATGCCGCGTATCCGCTGAAGGAATGGGACGTCATCACGCGCATCGGCGACTACCCCATCGACAACCAGGGCATGGTCAGGCTGGGGCCCAACCTGCGCGTGCGCTTCCAGTACCGCGTGCAGCAGGTCGCGAAGAACGGCAAGGTGCCGCTCACCATCGTCCGCGGCGGCAAGACCATGCAGGTGCAGGTACCCGTGAACGGCCAGCGTCCCCTCTTGATCCCGGCGCTGGACGGCGACTATCCGTCGTACTTCGTGTACGGCCCGATCGTGTTCTCGCGCGCCACGGCGGAATACCTGTCCTTCATCAGCGGTAACGCGCAGCTGCTGAACGCCTACAGCTTCAACGCCAGCCCGCTCGTCACGCGCCGCGGCGACGAGCCGGACGCGCAGCGCGAAGAACTCGTCGTCGTCAGCTCGCCGTTCTTCCCGCACAAGCTCGTGACGGGTTACAGCAACCGCTTCGGCGCCGTCGTCGAGTCGATCAACGGCGTACCGGTACGCAGCCTGCGCCACCTGGTGGCCCTGCTGCGCGACCTGAAGGACGACCTCGTCGTGCTGCGCTTCGACCAGCGCCTGGGCGAGACGATGGTCCTGCCGCGCCAGGCGATGGTCGACGCGACCGAGGGCGTCCTGCAGGACAACGGCATCCGCTCGCAAGGTTCGCAAGACATGCTGGACGTCTGGAACGGCAAGAAGAATTGA
- a CDS encoding serine hydrolase: MTRIAAAILLAFSGAALAQAPVAAPTAPVITQDVSALDAHLATDVQRTMTLFDVPGIAIAIVKDGKVVATQGFGVRKLGAPDKVDAKTLFEVASNSKAFTAAALAMLVDEGKLAWDDPVTKHLPDFQMYDAYVTHEMTVRDLLTHRSGLGLGAGDLLWWPTTNFSTDEIIHKLRYIRPATSFRSSYAYDNLLYIVAGKIIAAKSGKTWGETIRERILAPVGMTATTTSLAESAGNPDVANAHSKINDRIAAVKAMPVANAVGAVGINTNAGDIARWMNVLLAGGVVGTDANGKEIRLYSAKQAREMWTAQTPMRISEPDPRLAATRPNFLAYGLGFQLRDWQGKLLAMHSGALQGFYSKVVLVPEAKLGIAILTNAESGGSLNALQYQLLDRMLDPAATTDWIGIVKAVEDEKHAKELARVKQANAARASKSQPSLARTAYDGEYEDPWYGIATIRHDGNKQILTMSRTPDLTGELEHYQHDTFIVRWKERNFNADAYVTFALNPDGSIERMRMQPISTETDFSYDFQDLNFTPVKKTAP, encoded by the coding sequence ATGACCCGCATTGCAGCAGCGATCCTGCTCGCTTTTTCCGGCGCCGCACTGGCGCAGGCGCCCGTCGCCGCTCCCACCGCACCTGTCATTACGCAGGATGTTTCCGCGCTCGACGCTCACCTGGCCACCGACGTCCAACGCACGATGACGCTGTTCGACGTGCCCGGCATCGCGATCGCCATCGTCAAGGACGGCAAGGTCGTGGCCACGCAGGGCTTCGGCGTGCGCAAGCTGGGGGCGCCGGACAAGGTCGATGCGAAAACGCTGTTCGAGGTCGCGTCGAACTCGAAGGCGTTCACGGCGGCCGCGCTGGCGATGCTTGTCGACGAAGGCAAGCTCGCGTGGGACGATCCGGTCACGAAGCACCTGCCGGACTTCCAGATGTACGACGCATACGTCACGCACGAGATGACGGTGCGCGACCTGCTCACGCACCGCAGCGGCCTGGGTCTCGGCGCCGGCGACCTGCTGTGGTGGCCCACGACGAATTTCTCGACCGACGAGATCATCCACAAGCTGCGCTACATCCGCCCCGCGACGAGCTTCCGCAGCAGCTATGCGTACGACAACCTGCTGTACATCGTGGCCGGCAAGATCATCGCGGCCAAGTCAGGCAAGACGTGGGGTGAGACGATCCGCGAACGCATCCTGGCGCCGGTGGGCATGACGGCGACGACGACCAGCCTCGCGGAGAGCGCGGGCAACCCGGACGTGGCGAACGCCCACAGCAAGATCAACGACAGGATCGCGGCCGTGAAGGCGATGCCGGTGGCGAACGCGGTGGGCGCCGTCGGCATCAATACGAATGCCGGGGACATCGCGCGCTGGATGAACGTGCTGCTGGCCGGCGGCGTCGTGGGCACGGACGCGAACGGGAAGGAGATCCGCCTGTACAGCGCGAAGCAGGCACGCGAGATGTGGACGGCGCAGACACCGATGCGCATCAGCGAGCCCGATCCCAGGCTGGCCGCCACGCGTCCGAACTTCCTCGCGTATGGCCTCGGCTTCCAGCTGCGCGACTGGCAGGGGAAGTTGCTCGCGATGCACAGCGGCGCGCTGCAGGGCTTTTATTCCAAGGTGGTACTGGTGCCCGAAGCGAAGCTGGGCATCGCCATCCTCACCAATGCGGAAAGCGGCGGCTCGCTCAACGCGCTGCAGTACCAGCTGCTCGACCGCATGCTGGACCCGGCCGCGACGACCGACTGGATCGGCATCGTGAAAGCCGTCGAGGACGAGAAGCACGCAAAGGAACTGGCGCGCGTCAAGCAGGCGAACGCCGCGCGCGCATCGAAGTCGCAACCGTCGCTGGCGCGGACGGCGTACGACGGCGAGTACGAGGATCCGTGGTACGGCATCGCGACCATCCGCCACGACGGGAATAAACAGATCCTGACGATGTCGCGCACGCCCGACCTGACGGGCGAACTGGAACACTACCAGCACGACACGTTCATCGTGCGCTGGAAGGAGCGCAACTTCAATGCGGATGCGTACGTGACGTTCGCGCTGAATCCGGACGGGAGTATCGAGCGGATGCGGATGCAGCCGATTTCGACCGAGACGGATTTCAGTTACGACTTCCAGGATCTGAACTTCACGCCGGTCAAGAAGACCGCGCCGTGA
- a CDS encoding TldD/PmbA family protein, translating to MERRTFLKIGAGTAGTMLVPVFGNAIAAEELLNPLALSFKKSLADTAMDAAKKAGASYCDVRIGRYLNQYITTRDLNVESVTNTESTGIGVRVIAAGAYGFAATNSLTPDAVAGAARQAVAIAKANAKLQTEPVQLAPVKGVGEVAWATPIKKDWRSVPVKDKADLLIAANKAGLAAGASFMTANLFQVNQQKYFASTDGSYIDQDIHRLWAPINATAVDKATGKFRARAGLAPPVGMGYEYFDVKPEHKVRAAGGVATLYNGGYDIVEEAKNAGRQAREKLTAKSVDPGKYDLVLAPENLFLTIHESVGHPTELDRVLGYEANYAGTSFCTLDKWESRQFNFGSKIVNFTGDKTAPGSLGAVAYDDEGVPAKRWDIIRDGILVNYQATRDQAHIIGEKESHGCSYADSWSKVQFQRMPNVSLVPGKQKLTPDEMVKDVKKGIYILGRGSYSIDQQRYNFQFGGQLYFEIKDGKIGQMLEDVAYQSNTQDFWNACTAICDERDWRMSGSFFDGKGQPSQVSAVSHGTSTTRFNGINVINTGRKIG from the coding sequence ATGGAACGCCGTACCTTCCTCAAAATCGGTGCCGGCACCGCCGGCACCATGCTGGTCCCCGTGTTCGGCAATGCGATCGCCGCCGAGGAACTGCTCAATCCCCTCGCACTGAGCTTCAAGAAATCGCTGGCCGATACCGCGATGGACGCCGCGAAAAAAGCGGGCGCCTCGTACTGCGACGTCCGCATCGGCCGCTACCTGAACCAGTACATCACCACGCGCGACCTGAACGTCGAGAGCGTGACGAATACCGAATCGACGGGCATCGGCGTGCGCGTGATCGCCGCCGGCGCCTACGGCTTCGCCGCCACGAACTCCCTGACCCCGGACGCCGTCGCCGGCGCCGCGCGCCAGGCCGTGGCCATCGCGAAGGCCAACGCGAAGCTGCAGACGGAACCCGTGCAGCTCGCGCCCGTGAAGGGCGTGGGCGAAGTCGCATGGGCCACGCCGATCAAAAAAGACTGGCGCAGCGTGCCCGTCAAGGACAAGGCCGACCTGCTGATCGCCGCGAACAAGGCGGGCCTCGCGGCCGGCGCCAGCTTCATGACGGCGAACCTGTTCCAGGTGAACCAGCAGAAGTATTTTGCATCGACGGACGGCTCGTACATCGACCAGGACATCCACCGCCTGTGGGCGCCGATCAACGCGACGGCGGTCGACAAGGCGACCGGCAAATTCCGCGCGCGCGCGGGCCTGGCGCCGCCGGTCGGCATGGGCTACGAATATTTCGACGTCAAGCCGGAGCACAAGGTGCGCGCGGCCGGCGGCGTGGCCACGCTGTACAACGGCGGCTACGACATCGTCGAGGAAGCGAAGAACGCGGGCCGCCAGGCGCGCGAAAAGCTCACGGCGAAGAGTGTCGACCCGGGCAAGTACGACCTCGTGCTGGCGCCGGAAAACCTGTTCCTGACGATCCACGAATCCGTCGGCCACCCGACGGAGCTGGACCGCGTGCTGGGCTACGAAGCCAATTACGCCGGCACCAGCTTCTGCACGCTGGACAAATGGGAATCGCGACAATTCAACTTCGGCTCGAAGATCGTCAACTTCACGGGCGACAAGACCGCGCCGGGTTCGCTGGGCGCCGTCGCCTACGACGACGAAGGCGTGCCCGCGAAGCGCTGGGACATCATCAGGGACGGCATCCTCGTCAACTACCAGGCCACGCGCGACCAGGCGCACATCATCGGCGAAAAGGAATCGCACGGCTGCTCCTATGCGGACAGCTGGAGCAAGGTGCAGTTCCAGCGGATGCCGAACGTGTCGCTCGTCCCCGGCAAGCAGAAACTGACGCCGGACGAGATGGTCAAGGACGTCAAGAAAGGCATCTACATACTCGGCCGCGGCTCCTACTCCATCGACCAGCAGCGCTACAACTTCCAGTTCGGCGGCCAGCTGTACTTCGAGATCAAGGACGGCAAGATCGGCCAGATGCTGGAAGACGTGGCGTACCAGTCGAACACGCAGGACTTCTGGAATGCGTGCACGGCGATCTGCGATGAACGCGACTGGCGCATGAGCGGCTCCTTCTTCGACGGCAAGGGCCAGCCGAGCCAGGTGAGCGCCGTCTCGCACGGCACGTCGACCACGCGCTTCAACGGCATCAACGTGATCAACACGGGCCGCAAGATCGGCTGA